In the Oryza glaberrima chromosome 6, OglaRS2, whole genome shotgun sequence genome, one interval contains:
- the LOC127777753 gene encoding palmitoyl-acyl carrier protein thioesterase, chloroplastic-like, with protein sequence MAGSIAASAFLPGSPAAAPPKSVLGERPDSLDVRGIAAKPGSSSSAAALRAGKTRTHAAIPKVNGGSSALADPEHDTMSSSSSSAAPRTFYNQLPDWSMLLAAITTIFLAAEKQWTLLDWKPKRPDMLTDTFGFGRMIHEGLMFRQNFSIRSYEIGADRTASIETLMNHLQETALNHVKSAGLLGDGFGSTPEMSKRDLFWVVSQMQAIVERYPCWGDTVEVDTWVGAHGKNGMRRDWHIRDSVTGHTILKATSKWVMMHKLTRRLARIPDEVRTEIEPYFFEHASIVDEDNRKLPKLPDIEGANVAKYVRTGLTPRWADLDINQHVNNVKYIGWILESAPISILEKHELASIVLDYKRECGRDSVLQSHTTVYTDCNKHSGQTTLHCEHLLSLESGPTIVKARTMWRPKGTRPQESIIPSSL encoded by the exons ATGGCCGGCTCAATCGCCGCCTCGGCGTTCTTGCcggggtcgccggcggccgcgccgcccaaGAGCGTCCTGGGCGAGCGCCCGGACAGCCTGGACGTCCGCGGCATCGCCGCGAAGCcgggctcctcgtcgtcggccgccgccctgAGGGCCGGCAAGACGCGCACCCACGCCGCCATCCCCAAGGTGAACGGCGGCAGTTCGGCGCTGGCGGATCCGGAGCACGACAcgatgtcctcctcctcctcctccgcggcgccgAGGACGTTCTACAACCAGCTCCCCGACTGGAGCATGCTCCTCGCAGCCATCACGACCATCTTCTTGGCCGCGGAGAAGCAGTGGACGCTGCTGGACTGGAAGCCGAAGCGGCCCGACATGCTCACCGACACGTTCGGTTTCGGCAGGATGATACATGAGGGGCTCATGTTCAGGCAGAACTTCTCGATTAGGTCCTATGAGATCGGGGCCGATAGGACGGCGTCTATAGAAACGCTGATGAACCATTTGCAG GAAACCGCACTGAATCATGTGAAGAGCGCTGGGCTGCTAGGAGATGGTTTTGGCTCAACGCCAGAGATGAGTAAACGAGACTTGTTCTGGGTTGTCAGCCAAATGCAGGCAATCGTTGAGCGTTATCCGTGCTG GGGTGATACTGTCGAAGTAGATACATGGGTTGGTGCTCATGGTAAAAATGGAATGCGCAGAGACTGGCATATACGTGATTCTGTAACAGGCCATACAATATTGAAGGCTACAAG TAAATGGGTTATGATGCACAAGCTTACAAGGAGGCTAGCAAGAATTCCTGATGAAGTACGCACTGAAATAGAGCCATACTTTTTTGAGCATGCTTCTATTGTAGATGAAGACAACCGGAAACTTCCAAAACTGCCAGATATTGAAGGTGCTAATGTAGCCAAATATGTCCGGACAGGCCTGACT CCACGATGGGCCGACCTTGATATCAATCAGCATGTTAATAACGTTAAATACATAGGGTGGATCCTAGAG AGCGCACCAATCTCCATTCTGGAGAAACATGAGCTGGCAAGTATTGTCCTGGATTACAAGAGGGAGTGTGGCCGAGACAGCGTGCTGCAATCACACACTACCGTGTACACTGACTGCAACAAGCACTCTGGACAAACCACTTTGCACTGTGAGCATTTGCTGAGCCTGGAATCAGGACCTACCATCGTCAAGGCCAGGACCATGTGGAGGCCAAAAGGAACCAGGCCCCAAGAGAGTATCATTCCGTCTTCGTTGTGA
- the LOC127775568 gene encoding acyl transferase 7-like encodes MRGSAAAAAAAAAATVTRVAQRVVAPSAATPGGALPLSWLDRYPTQRALIESLHVFKGRADAAVAPAAAIERALAAALVSYYPIAGRLAERGDGGELVVDCTGEGVWFIEATASCSLEDVDYLEYPLMVDKDELLPHPTYPASESHPEDSLILLVQVTQFACGGFVVGFRFSHAVADGPGAAQFMTAVGEIARGRAAPALAPAWGRDAIPCPPSAAVGPLPVPTELRLQYLAMDISTDYIDHFKARFLEQTGHRCSAFEVLIAKAWQSRTRAAGFAPGSPVHVCFAMNARPVLRRALPDGFYGNCYYIMRVTAAAGAVADASVNDVVRLIREGKKRLPGEFARWSGGGGGGGEDDPYRITSDYRTLLVSDWSRLGFAEVDYGWGAPVHVVPLTNLDYIATCILVRPSAHKPGARLITQCVAADAVDAFHNDMMRLD; translated from the exons atgcggggctccgcggcggcggcggcggcggcggcggcggcgaccgtgaCGCGGGTGGCTCAGCGGGTGGTGGCCCCATCGGCGGCGACGCCTGGGGGCGCGCTCCCGCTGTCCTGGCTCGACCGCTACCCGACGCAGCGCGCGCTCATCGAGTCCCTCCATGTCTTCAAgggccgcgccgacgccgccgtggcgcccgccgcggcgatcgagcgcgcgctcgcggcggcgctcgtgaGCTACTACCCCATCGCCGGCCGGCTGGCGGAGCGCGGGGATGGTGGGGAGCTCGTCGTCGACTGTACCGGCGAGGGTGTGTGGTTCATCGAGGCCACGGCGAGCTGCTCCCTCGAGGATGTGGACTACCTCGAGTACCCGCTCATGGTGGACAaggacgagctcctcccccaccccaccTACCCCGCCTCCGAGTCTCACCCCGAAGACTCGCTCATCCTCCTTGTCCAG GTCACGCAGTTCGCGTGCGGCGGCTTCGTGGTCGGGTTCCGGTTCAGCCACGCCGTCGCGGACGGCCCCGGCGCGGCGCAGTTCATGACGGCGGTCGGGGAGatcgcgcgcgggcgggcggcgccggcgctggcgccggcgtGGGGGCGCGACGCGATCCCGtgcccgccgtccgccgccgtgggCCCGCTCCCCGTCCCGACGGAGCTCCGCCTCCAGTACCTCGCCATGGACATCTCCACCGACTACATCGACCACTTCAAGGCGAGGTTCCTGGAGCAGACGGGCCACCGGTGCAGCGCGTTCGAGGTGCTCATCGCCAAGGCGTGGCAGTcgcggacgcgcgcggcggggtTCGCCCCGGGGTCCCCCGTCCACGTGTGCTTCGCCATGAACGCGCGCCCCGTGCTCCGGCGCGCGCTCCCGGACGGCTTCTACGGCAACTGCTACTACATCATgcgggtgacggcggcggcgggggcggtggcggacgCGTCGGTGAACGACGTGGTGAGGCTGATCCGGGAGGGGAAGAAGCGGCTCCCGGGGGAGTTCgcgcggtggagcggcggcggcggcggcggcggcgaggacgacccGTACCGGATCACCTCCGACTACCGGACGCTGCTGGTCTCCGACTGGTCGCGGCTGGGGTTCGCCGAGGTGGACTACGGGTGGGGCGCCCCCGTCCACGTCGTGCCGCTCACCAACCTCGACTACATCGCCACCTGcatcctcgtccgcccctccgcccacAAGCCCGGCGCCCGCCTCATCACCCAgtgcgtcgccgccgacgccgtcgacgcctTCCACAACGACATGATGCGCCTCGACTAA
- the LOC127776797 gene encoding uncharacterized protein LOC127776797 yields MEIPKQGQPPGVAGTPPTLPGAITHTTQVGYPAVFYNGNWGAQVPASSYLIVPMSEPPAQVGVPRPNAPGLSGSGARPLSRVSLRPPQQVLSVQTALPGMAAMMPSPSMIAGKKMAASPKVQMLKSVPFRSAGSKRPAQELLPKAQPQLFESVRSKFRDTLAAALNMDSDQQCAPQSVETVSHVGSASENKQADGTGIDSVTETSALKSGQHNMLSSNSASNMSIKVSDDMQQQSIHVPLENKVLDNNSCTLDELLQGHGLCWSSDVVGASETISQSDPDRVRKSDIDEGVDVSLIEHESKRIKTDDGAAEEKKSVTQKAQILAFEIEGELFTLLGGVNKKYKEKGRSLLFNLKDKSNPVLRERVLSGDITPKRLCSMTTEELASKELSDWRLAKAEELAKMVVLPSKEVDVRRLVRKTHKGEFQVEVEETDGISVEVGIGGDLLSHVPSRPTEGQTKTDDKSVHTEEKDSDNSEQDGLIVTGGNNMPSNLEHTENEKTDLMQELMVDDLKDTENLPPIMSLDEFMETLDSEPPFEDDSTQTVKDDPNSIEKTDISLKSEDSSKNVDSASASDSQLDPQTLSPQDKFESKLQSPKKDAGSILFPVEQIKEDLLVKSSPEKANAENIDTGSQSIPESITDCKSAPDALLTHDSVWEGTIQLSLSSLTNVVAIFKSGEKTSTNEWRHFLDIKGRVRLSAFQEFLEQLPKSRSRAIMVTELRWKEGSLESGRQHLLQTIDSYIADERVGLVKPADGVELYLCPSQGKAAQILAEHLPKEHASSLTVTGTSAIGVVVWRRPHVSPRIPARNDGSRNQSISRKQHAVIASAVPLSSKPTNERQHHGQDVVTDDVPPGFGPGVVREDDDLPEYDFVTVPNAAANVVPSRQAHRSQQQHSQAASRRPVDHVREMVRKYGSRSAAAAQPWEEDDDDDDIPEWDPNQSNLNLQQTRHAIPQPPLPPPGPVHQQMHAYHQQHQQQQQHYQSIQQYHATQESQNTLSQAYYVQSHSQQHSVPVQQLTHVQPGWQTTAQWLAAGAAAAAHSGLPANNVVQQYCTSATPDGSGQGYATGNQGSMPWNLQ; encoded by the exons ATGGAGATCCCCAAGCAGGGGCAGCCGCCGGGGGTGGCGGGGACGCCGCCGACATTGCCTGGGGCGATTACCCACACTACGCAGGTTGGGTACCCGGCCGTGTTCTACAATGGCAACTGGGGCGCGCAGGTGCCGGCCAGCAGCTACCTGATCGTGCCCATGAGCGAGCCGCCGGCGCAGGTTGGTGTGCCCAGGCCCAACGCGCCGGGCCTCTCCGGGTCCGGGGCCAGGCCGTTGAGTAGGGTGTCGCTTAGGCCGCCGCAACAGGTGCTGAGTGTCCAGACAGCTTTGCCTGGTATGGCCGCGATGATGCCATCGCCGTCTATGATAGCAGGTAAGAAGATGGCAGCGTCGCCGAAGGTTCAGATGCTGAAGTCTGTGCCCTTTCGGTCTGCTGGTAGCAAGCGTCCTGCGCAGGAACTGCTGCCCAAGGCACAGCCGCAATTGTTTGAGTCCGTGAGATCAAAGTTCAGAGACACTCTGGCTGCTGCCCTGAATATGGATTCTGACCAACAGTGTGCCCCGCAATCCGTTGAAACCGTGTCACATGTTGGATCTGCTAGCGAGAACAAGCAAGCCGATGGTACTGGTATTGATTCTGTTACAGAGACTAGTGCTTTGAAAAGCGGGCAACATAACATGTTAAGTAGCAATTCGGCATCAAACATGTCGATCAAGGTGAGTGATGATATGCAGCAGCAATCAATACATGTTCCTTTGGAAAATAAAGTACTGGATAACAATTCTTGCACTTTAGATGAGCTTCTGCAAGGCCATGGACTTTGCTGGTCTTCTGACGTTGTTGGAGCTTCTGAAACTATTTCTCAATCTGATCCAGACAGAGTCAGAAAATCTGATATTGATGAAGGTGTTGATGTATCTCTGATTGAGCATGAGTCTAAAAGAATAAAGACTGATGATGGGGCagcagaagaaaagaagagtgtAACCCAAAAGGCCCAAATTTTAGCATTTGAAATTGAAGGTGAGCTGTTCACTTTATTGGGAGGAGTTAACAAGAAATACAAGGAGAAGGGTCGATCACTTCTGTTCAACTTAAAAGATAAAAGTAATCCTGTACTGAGGGAACGTGTCTTGTCTGGAGATATAACACCCAAACGCCTATGTTCAATGACTACTGAAGAACTCGCTTCAAAGGAACTTTCAGACTGGCGGTTGGCTAAGGCTGAAGAGCTTGCAAAGATGGTGGTTCTTCCTAGTAAAGAAGTGGATGTTAGACGCTTGGTGAGGAAAACACACAAAGGAGAATTTCAAGTTGAGGTGGAAGAAACTGACGGTATCTCTGTGGAGGTTGGAATTGGGGGTGATTTGCTTTCGCATGTTCCATCAAGACCTACTGAAGGTCAAACCAAAACCGATGATAAAAGTGTACACACGGAAGAAAAAGATTCAGACAATAGTGAGCAAGATGGACTTATCGTGACAGGCGGCAATAACATGCCAAGCAATTTAGAACATACAGAAAATGAGAAAACTGATCTGATGCAGGAACTGATGGTAGATGACCTGAAAGATACAGAGAATCTTCCACCAATTATGTCACTGGACGAATTCATGGAGACCCTTGATTCTGAACCACCTTTCGAAGATGACTCCACTCAAACTGTGAAAGATGATCCTAATTCTATTGAGAAAACTGACATTTCATTGAAATCGGAAGATTCTTCCAAAAATGTGGATAGTGCTTCTGCATCAGATTCTCAACTTGATCCGCAAACATTATCTCCTCAAGATAAGTTTGAGTCCAAGTTACAGTCACCCAAAAAAGACGCAGGCTCAATTTTGTTTCCAGTTGAACAAATAAAGGAAGATCTGTTAGTCAAATCCTCCCCTGAAAAGGCCAATGCTGAAAACATTGATACTGGCAGTCAGTCGATCCCTGAATCTATCACGGATTGTAAATCAGCTCCTGATGCTTTGCTGACACATGACAGTGTATGGGAGGGAACAATTCAACTTTCCTTGTCATCACTCACAAATGTTGTTGCGATCTTCAaaag CGGTGAAAAGACATCCACAAACGAGTGGCGCCATTTCCTTGATATCAAGGGAAGAGTCAGGCTCAGTGCTTTTCAAGAATTTCTTGAACAACTTCCTAAATCCAGGAGCCGTGCTATAATG GTAACTGAGTTGCGTTGGAAGGAGGGCTCTCTTGAGAGTGGGCGCCAGCATCTCTTGCAG ACCATTGACTCATATATTGCAGACGAGAGAGTAGGACTAGTGAAGCCTGCAGATGGAGTGGAGCTTTACCTCTGCCCTTCTCAAGGGAAGGCAGCACAGATACTTGCAGAGCACCTACCCAAGGAGCACGCGAGCAGCTTAACCGTGACAGGAACATCAGCTATTGGAGTCGTCGTGTGGCGGAGGCCCCATGTTTCACCTAGGATACCCGCCAGGAACGATGGCTCCAGAAACCAATCCATCTCGAGGAAGCAGCATGCCGTGATTGCCAGTGCAGTGCCCTTGTCTTCCAAGCCTACCAATGAGCGTCAGCACCACGGTCAGGATGTTGTAACTGATGATGTTCCTCCGGGCTTTGGCCCTGGTGTTGTTAGGGAAGACGATGACCTACCTGAATACGATTTTGTTACCGTCCCAAACGCAGCTGCCAACGTAGTACCATCACGACAAGCACACAGGAGCCAGCAGCAGCATTCTCAGGCCGCGTCCCGCCGCCCGGTAGACCATGTGAGGGAGATGGTTCGCAAGTATGGTAGCAGATCCGCTGCCGCAGCCCAACCCTGggaggaggatgatgacgatgatgacatACCAGAATGGGATCCAAACCAAAGCAATCTGAATCTCCAGCAAACACGGCATGCTATTCCACAGCCACCGTTGCCTCCACCCGGACCTGTTCATCAGCAAATGCACGCGTATCATCAGCAGcatcagcaacagcagcagcattaCCAATCCATTCAGCAGTATCACGCAACACAGGAATCGCAGAACACCTTGTCCCAGGCTTACTACGTCCAGTCCCACTCACAGCAGCATTCCGTGCCTGTGCAGCAGCTGACTCATGTGCAGCCTGGCTGGCAGACCACCGCCCAGTggctggccgccggcgccgccgccgccgcgcattcCGGCTTGCCGGCGAACAACGTCGTGCAGCAGTACTGCACTTCCGCGACGCCTGACGGTAGTGGCCAAGGCTACGCTACTGGGAACCAAGGCTCCATGCCTTGGAACCTACAGTAG